In the Numida meleagris isolate 19003 breed g44 Domestic line chromosome 5, NumMel1.0, whole genome shotgun sequence genome, one interval contains:
- the ZNF148 gene encoding zinc finger protein 148 isoform X2, with translation MNIEDKLGGLFLKCGGIDQMQSSRAMVGMGAVSDQSGVSGERQEAVLQDRTMAHQEILAPDEVLQESELRQQEMISHDELMVHEETVKNDDDMDTQDRLPQGLQYAVNVPILTINEDGSLGLKTHKSHVCEHCNAAFRTNYHLQRHVFIHTGEKPFQCSQCDMRFIQKYLLQRHEKIHTGEKPFRCDECGMRFIQKYHMERHKRTHSGEKPYQCEYCLQYFSRTDRVLKHKRMCHENRDKKPNRSATKVGFLPSEEDSGFSTPMKDSSLPKKKRQKTEKTKSGDKDSADKSEQKKDKNDYLPLYSASTKVKDEYMVAEYAVEMPHSSVSGSHLEEANSGEIHPPKLVLKKVNSKRSLKQPLEQSQSISPLSTYEDSKVSKYTFDLVDKQSLLDSEGNADIDQVDTLQEGPSKPVHSSTNYDDAMQFLKKKRYLQAASNNSREYALNVSTIASQPSVTQAAVASVIDETATASILDTQALNVEIKGSHDKNVIPDEVLQTLLDHYSHKANGQHEISFSVADTEVTSSISINSSEVSEVTQSETVGTSSQASSSDKASMLQEYSKFLQQALDRTSQNDAYLNNPSLNFVTDNQTLTTQPAFPSIEKQVYTSIPVNSFRSGMNSPLRTTPDKSHFGLMVGDSQHPFPFSGDEANHSSSSSTQDFLEQVTSQKKAEAQPVHQAYQISSFEQPFRAQYHGARAGISSQFSTANGQVNLRGPGTSADFPEFPLVNVNDSRAGMASSPDATTGQTFG, from the exons ATGAACATTGAAGACAAGCTGGGAGgattatttcttaaatgtggTGGCATAGACCAGATGCAGTCATCCAGGGCTATGGTAGGGATGGGTGCAGTATCTGACCAGTCCGGAGTGTCGGGAGAACGGCAAGAAGCAGTGCTTCAAGATCGGACTATGGCGCACCAGGAAATTCTTGCACCAGACGAAGTGTTACAGGAAAGTGAACTTCGACAGCAAGAGATGATTTCACATGATGAACTCATGGTCCATGAGGAGACGGTAAAAAATGATGATGACATGGATACACAAGATAGACTTCCTCAAGGGCTGCAGTATGCTGTTAATGTCCCT atcCTTACAATAAATGAGGATGGATCACTTGGTCTGAAAACCCACAAATCTCATGTTTGTGAGCATTGCAATGCTGCCTTTAGAACCAACTACCATTTACAGAGACATGTCTTCATTCATACAG GTGAAAAACCATTTCAGTGCAGTCAGTGCGACATGCGTTTCATACAGAAGTACCTGCTACAGAGGCATGAGAAGATTCATACTG GTGAGAAGCCATTTCGTTGTGATGAATGTGGTATGAGGTTTATTCAGAAGTATCACATGGAAAGGCACAAAAGAACTCACAGTGGAGAGAAGCCTTACCAGTGCGAGTATTGTTTGCAG tatttctccAGGACCGATCGTGTGCTGAAACATAAACGCATGTGCCATGAGAACCGTGACAAGAAGCCGAACAGAAGTGCCACCAAAGTTGGCTTTTTGCCATCGGAGGAAGATTCTGGTTTCTCTACGCCTATGAAAGACAGCTCCTtgccaaagaagaaaaggcagaaaacagagaaaacaaaatctggagATAAGGACAGTGCAGATAAATCAGAACAGAAGAAGGACAAAAATGACTATTTGCCTTTGTACTCTGCTAGTACGAAAGTAAAAGATGAATATATGGTAGCAGAATATGCTGTCGAGATGCCACATTCTTCTGTCAGTGGGTCGCACTTAGAAGAAGCAAATTCTGGAGAAATACACCCACCCAAGCTCGTTCTCAAAAAAGTTAACAGCAAGAGGAGTCTTAAACAGCCACTTGAGCAAAGTCAAAGCATTTCACCTTTATCTACGTATGAAGACAGCAAGGTTTCAAAGTATACCTTTGATCTCGTGGATAAACAAAGTTTACTGGACTCTGAAGGTAATGCTGACATTGATCAAGTTGACACATTACAAGAAGGGCCCAGTAAACCTGTACACAGCAGCACTAATTACGATGATGCaatgcagtttttaaagaaaaagaggtatCTACAAGCAGCTAGTAACAACAGTAGAGAATATGCCTTGAATGTAAGTACCATAGCATCTCAGCCTTCTGTGACACAGGCAGCTGTGGCGAGCGTCATTGATGAAACTGCTACAGCTTCAATATTAGACACGCAGGCACTGAATGTTGAAATTAAAGGCAGCCATGATAAAAATGTCATTCCAGATGAGGTACTGCAAACTCTGTTAGATCATTATTCACACAAGGCTAACGGACAACATGAGATCTCCTTCAGTGTGGCTGACACTGAGGTGACCTCCAGTATATCAATCAATTCTTCTGAAGTATCTGAGGTCACCCAATCTGAGACAGTTGGAACGAGCTCTCAAGCTTCCTCATCAGATAAAGCTAGTATGTTACAGGAATATTCAAAGTTTTTACAACAAGCTTTGGACAGAACTAGCCAAAATGATGCCTATTTGAACAACCCAAGCCTTAATTTTGTGACTGATAACCAGACTCTTACAACCCAGCCAGCATTTCCTTCCATAGAGAAGCAGGTCTACACGTCTATACCCGTCAACAGCTTTCGCTCGGGAATGAACTCTCCATTAAGAACAACTCCAGACAAGTCTCACTTTGGACTAATGGTTGGTGATTCGCAGCacccttttccattttcaggtGATGAGGCAAAtcattcttcctcctcttctacaCAGGACTTCTTGGAACAAGTAACTtctcagaagaaagcagaggcaCAGCCTGTTCATCAAGCATATCAAATTAGCTCCTTCGAGCAGCCCTTCAGGGCTCAGTACCATGGGGCAAGAGCTGGAATATCATCTCAATTTAGCACTGCCAATGGACAGGTGAACCTTCGGGGACCAGGGACAAGTGCTGACTTCCCAGAATTTCCCTTGGTGAATGTAAATGATAGCAGAGCTGGGATGGCTTCTTCACCTGATGCCACAACAGGCCAGACTTTTGGCTGA
- the ZNF148 gene encoding zinc finger protein 148 isoform X1: protein MNIEDKLGGLFLKCGGIDQMQSSRAMVGMGAVSDQSGVSGERQEAVLQDRTMAHQEILAPDEVLQESELRQQEMISHDELMVHEETVKNDDDMDTQDRLPQGLQYAVNVPISVKQEITFTDASEQQKRDKKQIREPVDLQKKKKRKQRSPAKILTINEDGSLGLKTHKSHVCEHCNAAFRTNYHLQRHVFIHTGEKPFQCSQCDMRFIQKYLLQRHEKIHTGEKPFRCDECGMRFIQKYHMERHKRTHSGEKPYQCEYCLQYFSRTDRVLKHKRMCHENRDKKPNRSATKVGFLPSEEDSGFSTPMKDSSLPKKKRQKTEKTKSGDKDSADKSEQKKDKNDYLPLYSASTKVKDEYMVAEYAVEMPHSSVSGSHLEEANSGEIHPPKLVLKKVNSKRSLKQPLEQSQSISPLSTYEDSKVSKYTFDLVDKQSLLDSEGNADIDQVDTLQEGPSKPVHSSTNYDDAMQFLKKKRYLQAASNNSREYALNVSTIASQPSVTQAAVASVIDETATASILDTQALNVEIKGSHDKNVIPDEVLQTLLDHYSHKANGQHEISFSVADTEVTSSISINSSEVSEVTQSETVGTSSQASSSDKASMLQEYSKFLQQALDRTSQNDAYLNNPSLNFVTDNQTLTTQPAFPSIEKQVYTSIPVNSFRSGMNSPLRTTPDKSHFGLMVGDSQHPFPFSGDEANHSSSSSTQDFLEQVTSQKKAEAQPVHQAYQISSFEQPFRAQYHGARAGISSQFSTANGQVNLRGPGTSADFPEFPLVNVNDSRAGMASSPDATTGQTFG, encoded by the exons ATGAACATTGAAGACAAGCTGGGAGgattatttcttaaatgtggTGGCATAGACCAGATGCAGTCATCCAGGGCTATGGTAGGGATGGGTGCAGTATCTGACCAGTCCGGAGTGTCGGGAGAACGGCAAGAAGCAGTGCTTCAAGATCGGACTATGGCGCACCAGGAAATTCTTGCACCAGACGAAGTGTTACAGGAAAGTGAACTTCGACAGCAAGAGATGATTTCACATGATGAACTCATGGTCCATGAGGAGACGGTAAAAAATGATGATGACATGGATACACAAGATAGACTTCCTCAAGGGCTGCAGTATGCTGTTAATGTCCCT ATCAGTGTAAAGCAAGAAATTACCTTTACTGATGCATCTGAACAGCAGAAACgagacaaaaaacaaatacGAGAGCCAGTagatttgcagaaaaagaagaaaagaaaacagcgtTCACCAGCAAAA atcCTTACAATAAATGAGGATGGATCACTTGGTCTGAAAACCCACAAATCTCATGTTTGTGAGCATTGCAATGCTGCCTTTAGAACCAACTACCATTTACAGAGACATGTCTTCATTCATACAG GTGAAAAACCATTTCAGTGCAGTCAGTGCGACATGCGTTTCATACAGAAGTACCTGCTACAGAGGCATGAGAAGATTCATACTG GTGAGAAGCCATTTCGTTGTGATGAATGTGGTATGAGGTTTATTCAGAAGTATCACATGGAAAGGCACAAAAGAACTCACAGTGGAGAGAAGCCTTACCAGTGCGAGTATTGTTTGCAG tatttctccAGGACCGATCGTGTGCTGAAACATAAACGCATGTGCCATGAGAACCGTGACAAGAAGCCGAACAGAAGTGCCACCAAAGTTGGCTTTTTGCCATCGGAGGAAGATTCTGGTTTCTCTACGCCTATGAAAGACAGCTCCTtgccaaagaagaaaaggcagaaaacagagaaaacaaaatctggagATAAGGACAGTGCAGATAAATCAGAACAGAAGAAGGACAAAAATGACTATTTGCCTTTGTACTCTGCTAGTACGAAAGTAAAAGATGAATATATGGTAGCAGAATATGCTGTCGAGATGCCACATTCTTCTGTCAGTGGGTCGCACTTAGAAGAAGCAAATTCTGGAGAAATACACCCACCCAAGCTCGTTCTCAAAAAAGTTAACAGCAAGAGGAGTCTTAAACAGCCACTTGAGCAAAGTCAAAGCATTTCACCTTTATCTACGTATGAAGACAGCAAGGTTTCAAAGTATACCTTTGATCTCGTGGATAAACAAAGTTTACTGGACTCTGAAGGTAATGCTGACATTGATCAAGTTGACACATTACAAGAAGGGCCCAGTAAACCTGTACACAGCAGCACTAATTACGATGATGCaatgcagtttttaaagaaaaagaggtatCTACAAGCAGCTAGTAACAACAGTAGAGAATATGCCTTGAATGTAAGTACCATAGCATCTCAGCCTTCTGTGACACAGGCAGCTGTGGCGAGCGTCATTGATGAAACTGCTACAGCTTCAATATTAGACACGCAGGCACTGAATGTTGAAATTAAAGGCAGCCATGATAAAAATGTCATTCCAGATGAGGTACTGCAAACTCTGTTAGATCATTATTCACACAAGGCTAACGGACAACATGAGATCTCCTTCAGTGTGGCTGACACTGAGGTGACCTCCAGTATATCAATCAATTCTTCTGAAGTATCTGAGGTCACCCAATCTGAGACAGTTGGAACGAGCTCTCAAGCTTCCTCATCAGATAAAGCTAGTATGTTACAGGAATATTCAAAGTTTTTACAACAAGCTTTGGACAGAACTAGCCAAAATGATGCCTATTTGAACAACCCAAGCCTTAATTTTGTGACTGATAACCAGACTCTTACAACCCAGCCAGCATTTCCTTCCATAGAGAAGCAGGTCTACACGTCTATACCCGTCAACAGCTTTCGCTCGGGAATGAACTCTCCATTAAGAACAACTCCAGACAAGTCTCACTTTGGACTAATGGTTGGTGATTCGCAGCacccttttccattttcaggtGATGAGGCAAAtcattcttcctcctcttctacaCAGGACTTCTTGGAACAAGTAACTtctcagaagaaagcagaggcaCAGCCTGTTCATCAAGCATATCAAATTAGCTCCTTCGAGCAGCCCTTCAGGGCTCAGTACCATGGGGCAAGAGCTGGAATATCATCTCAATTTAGCACTGCCAATGGACAGGTGAACCTTCGGGGACCAGGGACAAGTGCTGACTTCCCAGAATTTCCCTTGGTGAATGTAAATGATAGCAGAGCTGGGATGGCTTCTTCACCTGATGCCACAACAGGCCAGACTTTTGGCTGA